The genome window TCCCGTAACATGGCGTTTTCTTGGGACTGAATTTTGAGTAATTCCGTCTCCTTAGTCTCGATGTCATGTTGGAGGGTTTCTAGTTTGCCGTACTTAATTTGAGCCGCTTTTTCATGGTCATAGGCTCTTTCCGCCTTATCCAATTCTAGGCGCACTTGCTCTTCTTCGGTTTTTAGGGTTTTAATTTCATCTAAAAATTCCTTTTCTATCTGCCATTGAGAAGACAATCCCTTTTGTTTATCCTGCAACTCATCAATTTCTGCTTTGATGCGCTCGAGATTTTCTTGGGCAGATTTATCATTTTTTCCTTCCCCTTGTAGGGATAATTCCTCCATTTGCAACTGTAACAAACGACGATCTAAAGCCTCTAATTCTAAAGGTTTGGAGGTGATTTCCATTTTTAACCTTGCAGCGGCTTCGTCCACCAAATCGATGGCCTTATCAGGGAGAAAACGATCTGTAATATATCTGTGAGATAGAGTAGCAGCGGCGATGAGGGCAGAATCGGTAATTTTGACCCCATGATGGACTTCGTAACGCTCTTTTAAACCCCGTAAAATGGAAATGGTATCTTCCACGGTGGGCTGTTTGATATATACCTGCTGAAAACGGCGCTCTAGGGCGGGATCTTTTTCAATATGCTTACGGTATTCATCGAGGGTGGTAGCCCCGATACAACGCAATTCTCCCCTTGCTAACATGGGCTTGAGGAGGTTTCCTGCATCCATGGCACCCCCTTCCCGTGAACCTGCACCAACTACGGTATGGAGTTCATCGATAAAGAGAATTATTTGTCCATCGGATTCGATTACTTCTTTTAATACTGAGCGCAATCTTTCTTCAAATTGTCCTCTATATTTTGCCCCTGCAATGAGGCTTCCCATGTCGAGGGAAATTAGTTGTCTATCTTTGAGGGACTCTGGTACATCTCCATTGACGATTCTTTGGGCTAAACCCTCGGCGATCGCAGTTTTGCCCACCCCAGGCTCACCAATCAGCACGGGATTATTTTTGGTACGACGGGATAGCACTTGAATTACTCGCCTAATCTCATCATCCCTACCGATTACAGGGTCAAGTTTTCCAGCTTTTGCCTGCTCTGTCAAATCTCTACCATACTTGTCCAGGGGAGCTCCTTCTTTTTCTTCTCCTTCCTGATTTTCTTGCTCTTGAGTAGTTTCCTCTGCTTGTTCGATGCTTGTTTTAAAAGATTTTATCTGTAACTGAAAATCTTGGGCATCGAGGTTAAAAGCTCTTAGGGTGCGTTTACCAATGCGCTCATCCTCAGAAAAAGCAGTCAAAATGTGGGATACCCCAACGATGTCATCTTGCCAACTTTCTCGACAGGCTTCCGCCCTATCCAGCAGTAAGTCTAAACCCCGCCCTAAGTACAGTTGATTGACACTGAACATTTTTGGCTGACGAGTGGCAAAGGTGCGTAATTGTTTTTCGAGGGTAGGTAAATCTATCTTGGCTTGGGTGAATATTTGCCCGGCGATGGTGTTTTCTTCCAACAGTGCCAAAATGATATGTTCTACTTCTAAATTTTGATTTTTGAAATTACGACATACTTCTTGCGATCGCACAATGGCATCCCAAGCACTCTCAGTAAATTTATTCGGATCAGTTGGCTGCATTATCTATCAGTTATGGGTGACTTGTATTAATTATTAACTTTTTTTAACCAATTGTCACCTATTACCATACTTCCTAACCTCTCCTAATGCTGGTGGGAGTAAAGGAAGGAAGTTTAGAAGAGTTTTAAATTCCCATTGATGATAATTTTTGATAGTAGCCATAACCAAAAACTATTTATTCTTCTAAATTTAAATTTTTCATACTGCTTTTAAGCTCTTTCCATAATCCTCTTATCTGTTGATAAGCCTGATTTGAGCTTACTTTTCCGTTGGTTTCTAAATTACAAATATAGCTTACTTTTTGGGCGAACTCTTGTAAATTAGCATTGAATACTAAATTTTCTGGGGTAAAATCTCCACGATAAGGACTACGGGGATAGAGCATATTTTCTTTATCAGCTTTATTATTATCCACGACTTAGAATTATTTTTTATTACATAGTTATCAACAGTTTAGCTTAAAAAATAAATCTTGAGGAATAGAGCTTAAATTTAGCTTCACAAGGCTAATAATTACTATTTTTTTATACTAAGTATTTTATTTTTTTTGAAATATTTAAGTAATCTTAAAAACTCACTATTCCCCTGTACCACTGTAAGGAATACCATAATCAAAAACATTTACATGGGAGGAAGAATTACCTGTATTACCATTGTTCGAAGATGGTAAATCATATTCATAAATATCTTGATTAACAGCATTTATGTCAGATTGTTCCCGAAATTCAACC of Cyanobacterium sp. HL-69 contains these proteins:
- the clpB1 gene encoding ATP-dependent Clp protease ATP-binding subunit ClpB1, with protein sequence MQPTDPNKFTESAWDAIVRSQEVCRNFKNQNLEVEHIILALLEENTIAGQIFTQAKIDLPTLEKQLRTFATRQPKMFSVNQLYLGRGLDLLLDRAEACRESWQDDIVGVSHILTAFSEDERIGKRTLRAFNLDAQDFQLQIKSFKTSIEQAEETTQEQENQEGEEKEGAPLDKYGRDLTEQAKAGKLDPVIGRDDEIRRVIQVLSRRTKNNPVLIGEPGVGKTAIAEGLAQRIVNGDVPESLKDRQLISLDMGSLIAGAKYRGQFEERLRSVLKEVIESDGQIILFIDELHTVVGAGSREGGAMDAGNLLKPMLARGELRCIGATTLDEYRKHIEKDPALERRFQQVYIKQPTVEDTISILRGLKERYEVHHGVKITDSALIAAATLSHRYITDRFLPDKAIDLVDEAAARLKMEITSKPLELEALDRRLLQLQMEELSLQGEGKNDKSAQENLERIKAEIDELQDKQKGLSSQWQIEKEFLDEIKTLKTEEEQVRLELDKAERAYDHEKAAQIKYGKLETLQHDIETKETELLKIQSQENAMLRENVTDADIAEIVAGWTGIPMNRLLETERQKLLELESHLQERVVGQGEAVAIVSAAIRRARAGMKDPSRPIGSFLFMGPTGVGKTELARALAAFLFDSEDAMVRIDMSEYMEKHSVSRLLGAPPGYVGYEEGGQLSEAIRRRPYSVVLLDEVEKAHRDVFNILLQVLDDGRITDSQGRLVDFRNTIIVMTSNIGSEYILNLGENDTDYEQMRSKVLTSLRKHFRPEFLNRIDDLTIFHSLKKEELRHIVTLQLARLQSLLGEQQIKIELTPEAQDYIVNVGYDPNYGARPLKRAIQKELENPLATKILDLTFSEGDTVLVKYEDEKLVFAKAE